The genomic region gaaggtgaaaaacaacacttttcaaagtcacctaattaacttgaaattgagaaaaaatgattattaaacacacaaaaatggaagtactaagtatttattacctatacttaacagaaaatacttataacactacaaaataaccataaactggggaagtttgatacaatttagacaagttttatacacaaaagttagtcgtattcatcgactaacagtcACCAAGGTGGACTACAGAAAACACTGATAGCTCACCAAGTTCAAAAAATTTTGAGATGTGATTTCTGTGGTGGTAACCATTAGATTGGCCACTGTTCAGCACTTGATGATGGACAACAAGAAGAAAAGGTCCATTCTCTACAGAATTTAGGCAGACCTCAACAAAACTTTCAAGGAAGCTACCAAGGAAATAGGGGTGGCTTAGGTTCAAATCAGCCTTATGGCTGGAGACCACATAATAATGCATATTCTGGTCCAAATAACACTTATTTTGCAAGTTCTTCTAACAACTCGAATGGAAGTTCTTCAAATAAGggtcaataacaacaacaagctCAGCCAGATAAAATGTCCAAGATGAAAGATACTTTAACCCAGCTTATGCAGGCATCCATCTCAAACCAAAAGAACATTGATGCTTCTTTTAAAAATCTAGAGGTTCAGGTGGGATAATTGGCGAAACAAATGTTTGAGAACGGAAGTGGATCCTTCTCAACAACCACAAAGGTCAACCCAAGAGAAAAATGTAAGGAAGTTACAACTAGGAGGGGGGCAGTGGTCGGTTTGAAGGATGAAAGTGAGTATAGTGAGAAAAAGACAAATGAAGGAGTTGTAAAAATGAGTGATGCAAAAGAAGTAGTCgaaaaagagcaaaaaaatgaagtattagctaaagaggaagagaaggaaaTAAGTGAAGTGGAGAagcaaaaattgaagaaaacaacGTCTAACAAAGGCAAAGTTGTAATAGATCATCCAGCAATTCAacatcttccttatccacatgctccatcaaaaaaggataaagaaaAGCAGTACTCAcgttttttagatatttttaagaaactgcAGATTAACATTCCCTTTACAGAAGCATTAGAGCAAATGCCAACATATGCCAAATTCATGAAAGAATTTCTTACAAAGAAAAGGAGAACCACGGATGATGAAATGGTAGAGCTAGAAGTAGGATGCAGTGCAATCATCCAAAAATCCATTCCAGAAAAATCACAAGATCCCAGTAGTTTCACAATTCCTGTGACTATTGGGAGATTATCGGTGGGCAGAGCACTTCTTGATTTAGGTGCAAACATCTACCTCATGCTCTTATCCATGATCAAACACATCAGAGAAGTTGAAATTAGACCCACAAGAATAGCTTTGCAACTAGCTGACAAAACTATCAAGCATCCTTATGGTATTATTGAAGATGTATTGGTGAAAGTCAACAAATTTCTCTTTCCAGTCGACTTCGTGGTGATGGACATGGATGAAGACAATGAAGTTCCATTAATTCTTGGCAGACCTTTCATGAAGATTTCCAAAGTAATAATTGATGTTGACGATGCAAAACTCACTGTCAGAGTCCAAGGTGGTGAAGTGCAATTTAATGTCTTTGAAGCCATGAAGCACCCGAAAGATAAAGGGGAGTGTTTTTGAATGGATGTCTTGCATGAGGTAACTTCTAactctaaaaattatatttaaagaaaagatGGGTTAGAGAAAACATTGACTGAAGCCTTTGAGGAGATGAGTGAAGTTGAAGCAAAGAATAATTGAGAATGTCTCCAACAGCTAAATGCCTTTAGAGAAATTCCTTACCACCAATCTCTctttgaagaaataaaagaaaagaaaccgaaGGAGGAAGCAATAGAGCTGAAAGCCTTACCTCCAcacttgaaatatatttttcttgtagGTGACTCCAGAAGCTAGTCATCATCAATTCAAATctctttgaagaagaagaaaaaagactggtgaaaattttgcaagacaACATAGGAGCAATTGGCTGGACCTTATCAGACCTCATAGCTATTAGTCCTTCTTATTGTATGCATAGAGTTTTAATGGAAGAGGATTATAAACCTATAGCTCATCCACAAAGACGCCTCAATCCAACCATGAAAGAAGTGGTAAGAAAGGAGGTAGTCAAGTTGTTAGAGGCTGGAAGGATATATCCTATTTCTGCTAGCCAGTGGGTAAGTCTAGTATAAGTAGTTACCAAAAAGGTGGTATGActgttataaaaaatgaaaaaaatgagctAATACCAAATCGTACTATTACGGGTTGGAGAATGTGTATTGATCACAGGAAGCTCAACAAAGCTACCAGGAAAGATCATTCTCCATTACCATTTATGGATCAGATGCTAGAGAGACTAGTAGGGCAAcaatattattgttttcttgatggGTATTCAGGATATAATCAAATCACTGTTATTCCTGAAGGTTAAGAAAAGACAGCCTTTACCTGCCCCTTTAGTGTTTTTGCCTATAGAAAGATGCCCATCGGTTTGTGTAACGCTCCTGCACTATTCCAACGATGCATGCTTTCTATTTTCTCTGATCTCATTGAAAAAAGTATTGAAGTATTTATGGATGACTTCTCTATTTTTGGCTCTTCTTTTGATATATGTCTGTCTAATCTTGACACTATACTGAAGTAGTGTGTTGAAACAAACCTGGTACTCAATTGAGAGAAATGCCACTTTATGGTGGCTAAAGGCATTGTGATGGGTCATAAAATCTCAGAGCATGGCATTGAGGTTGACAAAGCTACGGGGGAAGTCATTGAAAAATTACCACCACCAGCAAATGTCAAAGGCATCATAAGTTTTTTAGGACATGCTGGATTCTATAGGCATTTTGTCAaagatttttctaaaattgCGAAGCCCTTGAGCAATCTTTTGAATAAGGaagtttcatttcattttgataaattatgttATGAAGCTTTTGTTACTTTGAATAGAAACTGATCTCTACACCCATAATCactgctccaaattgaacactagattttgaaataatgtgtgatgcaagtgattatgcaTGCAGTAGGAGCAGTTTTGGGTCaaacgaaaaataaattttttcatgtCATAGACTATGCAAGCAAGGTTTTAAATGAagctcaaattaattatgccaCAATTGAGAAAGAATTGCTTGCAATAGTATATGCTTTGGAAAAATTTAGATCTTATTTGATAGGATCTAAAATTGTGGTTTTTGCTGATCATGTTGCTGTAAGATATCTGTTGGTTAAAGCTGATTCTAAACCTCGACTTATCTATTGGGTTCTATTATTGCAAGAATTTGATTTGGacatcaaggataaaaagggaagTGAAAATCATGTATCTGATCATTTGTCTAGGCTAACTATTGATGAGGTGACCGCACAAGGACCTAAGATTCAAAAAGAGTTTCCTGACAATAAGCTATTTAACATTTCAATAAGGCCAtggtgtgaatgtatgaatacagggttttgatgatgctaaagtataatcaaacaaggttgcttcaacaaacatccaaggttaagcattgctttaagactaattcaaggtcaagcaaacaagatcaagaaaaagataaggcctcaAAACAATCTAATTGGTTGATTAGTTTTTGCCTTAAACAAATTGTTTCCAAGAGATTAAAGGCATTGGTGAttgattaccaggcagtgtaatcgattaccagaagacaagtttgcaaatcaacttttcaaaagggttttgaaatttgaattttgaatcttgtaattgattaccagatgtttgtaatcgattaccagtaatgaGACTTCAAAAAACACTTTGAatagtcatgacccttcaaaatataactgtgtaatcgattaccaaaaacctgtaatcgattaccagtgagaaagctcataaaagttttttgaaaagacacatctcttcaaaacattttgaaaaggcacaatgggcctatatatatgtgtgtctgacttcgaaaagcATGAGAGAGatgttctaagagaacttaattgtcaaatgttctctcaacaactaTTGGttaaacacttgcaaatctattgagaattcatctaggaacttcaatttgtattatcatctttaaaagagagaaattcctctaggatCTCTAATTTGAATCactactctaaaggagagaaatctttttgttcatctcagaaactcagttgtaatcaagagactggttgtctgtTGGAGAatattgaacacaagggtgaaggatcccaaggtgtattcaaagtctgtaaaggatttacagagatagtggaaaatctcaagtgggttgcttaaggactaGATGTAGCACGggaagtggctgaaccagtataaattgagtttgcaattctctcttcccttatctcagttattttacTGTAGTTCATTTTGTCTTGcacatttaaagaacattattaaatttattgttactttttcttttgcattatgagcctatcatttaaaagggggttaaaagtttgttagtgggaaattttgtaagacttaattcacccctccctcttaagttattgaggctaCTTGTCCAACAAATAGTATCAGAGCGAGATTCttgtctaaagtttaaaaaattcaagaataattatggcctcatctaactttccatttcctgagggaaattcaattaataggcctcttgttttcaatggtgagggttatcactattggaaaacccgtatgcagatctttatagaagccatagatttaaatatatgggaagccattgaaattggaccctttattcctacaatggtagtgagatatgcaactatagaaaaactcAGAGAAGAATGGGATGCAGATGAAAGAAGAAGggttcaatataatttaaaagccaagAAAATAATTACTTCTGCATTGGGCATGGATGAgtatttttgaatttcaaattgtaaaaattcataagaaatgtgggatactgtcataccctaatttcgtctagggaccatccattgttgggatgcgaccctcgtttgaccacttcgaggaacttggcacccatcgttaggtaattcgtgaagttccgagacatgccgaaagtcaaaagaaagcattgtagcacaatctgtgaagttctgtgacatgccaaaaattaaaaggaagtgttagtgcacaattcgtaaagttccgtaacattccggaaggcaaaaaagggatgattacgtgattcgtaaggttccgtaacattacggaaggaaaacaagtatcgttacgtaattcgtaagtttccgtaacattacagaaaaagaatcagcaaaaaaaggcaaggggtgtatttagtaaaaaggggggtgcaaatagcaaccaggcccacttgggccttccaggatgttcctccaaaaggcggttgcttctagaggaagcaacctagctcgcctgggcgagctgggtggcaatcatctccttccttttcctataaataggggaaggagggaagaacaaaaatgttcaaccctcctggtatctgagattcacttaaaattagtgagaaaaattgttttcgtgaagaaaatccaagccgaggcgcttctgtaacgcttccgtgacgtttccgtgggtgatttcgtgaagattttcaaccgttcttcgtcgttcttcggtcttcaaccggtaagttcccgaaatctaacttttcaattcattctatgtacccttagtggtcctcatttgtttttgcgtgcttttattttcatttcatttactttccgtacccccttttgatgtgctttagtcatttatttaagtcattttctcgcctaatcaaaaataaaataaatttccaccgatcattcatattgtaacatcctttaatttctgttaaaatgaattccgaccgttcggtcatgccgtaaccacgcttaaaaccaaaaagaggcaaaataataatataataatcaaaatatcttttagtaaaataaattaaaaaaaatcaatcggacgttttcttttggatttccctttcttaaatcgaatcgactaataaccaaagtgaaattaaggctaaaatcaattcataagccAAGTTTTTTTCATCACCtgaaaaagccatttttaaggtccaacgccttgaaatggtcttttccgcttttattggttaaatgtagatttctaagggcctaaaatcaacacgtaactttattacctctttcaagaatgaagaaatcattaatggtccaatgccttaatgtttttctctcttttcaaaagaatcgaaagattgtttaatggtccaacgccttaaatgacctttcattcaacaaaaacatattttgcaaaaaagataaaaacaatttaaccaaacactttgttcacaaagaactatgcaggtctaatttccttatcacaattgaggaatacgtaggagcaaggaaaacaccctcgtcgaccacaaaaagataaaaaatataaaaaagcataaaaagacataagaacgtaaaaaagggaagataacacaaattgaagtcatattcgcacatttgattaaaggctgccgtccgttgtgacggacgcgtggggtgctaataccttccccgtgcgtaaatacaactcctgaacctttcacttaaagttcgtagaccacgtcttttctggtttttctgacgttttcctcaaataaatgttggtggcgactccgcgcgtattcctttcttggaagacgcatctCGCGAGTCACGtgtcgccctcctgccgaagggtagttTGCGACAGATACATTACAagttacacatgaaggcacaactgtTGTTAAGAGATCAagaataaacactctcacacatgaatatgaattgttttgaatgaatcaaaatgagaccataCAATATAtgaaaagagatttacacatatatttaatcatcttgcatcattaggaaaaatatttcctaatgaagatctcattaacaaagtattgagatgtttaagcaggcaatgacaaccaaaagtaacagcaattgcagaatcaaaagatctcaccaacatgtctcttgccactctctttgggaaacttcaagaacatgaaatggaaattatgagattctatcaacatgaagagaatgacaaaaagaggaaaggaattgcactcaaagcctcatcttcttctattcaTGAGGAAAATGACAAAGAAAACTCAAATGAAAAGAActtagaagaagatgatgattttagATTCTTAGTgaagagattcaataaatttatgagaaacaaaggaaatcaaaggagaTCAAACTTCAAtacaaagaagaaaggagaagattcctccttagccccaaaaCGCTAGAATGCAACCAACCTGAGCACTTGAGatttgattgtcccatctttaaaagaagaatggaaaaatccgacaagaaaaatttcaaagataagaaataaaagaaagtataCATCACTTGGAAAGATAATGACATGGATtcatcaagtgattcagaaaatgaaatcataaatctGGGCCTCCTGGCCAAAGCCTATGAAAGCGGAGAAGAGGTAGTCTTCTAACTatgacttatctatttcttttgatgaactccaagatgcattcaatgccttgcataaagaatctgtcaaacttgccaaattactttcatattctaagaaaactatttcaagtttagaaaaggaaattttgaaattaaatgtagagttaaaaaatcttaaatatgaagttaaaattttaaaatcagtaGATAAAAACCAATCTTCTACAAAATGCTTaatacaagaaaacaataaagcaTCTCATTCATGTGAATGTTGTGATAAATTCAAAGAAGAAATTGTAGATTTATAAATTGCTTTTGCCAAATTTActcttggtaaaaataatttagatattatattaggcAAACGATAAGGCTGGATTAGGAGATAATcctgaaaattaacaaaatatgtataaaaatttctttgcctcCACTCAAAAGAATAGTTCTCCCTTCTTAACATGCTTTTACTATGGTAAGAAAAGTCATAGTGCATCAACATGTtatattagaaagaatggtagtAGCATTGGAAAAATGGTATGTGTTCCAAAAGGATCTTTAGTCAAAACCAACattcaaggacccaagaaaatttggataccaaaatcaaaatatgattatatgaatgatgGACTCTTTGAAGCAAAGTTGGTACATTGATAGCGGTTGCTCTAAACACATggcgggagatgcatcaaagtttcttcatatttctcccaaaaataatgaacatGTGAcctatggagacaacaacaaaggtaaaattgttggagttggaaaaataggtatgaATTCCTCTACCTCCatagaaaatgttttacttattgATGGTCTTAAATGTAGTTTATCAAGTGTtcatcaattatgtgataaaggccttttgctatcatttgaTCTTCATAATTGCTTTTGATGAAGACTAACTCTATTAGGCCAAGAAATGGTACTTTGAACGGTATGGCATGCTCTACTctattaattcattataaacTGCTAAATGCTTTTCTTCTCTCTGcttatgatttgtttttgatgttgacaaagggggagagatagata from Glycine soja cultivar W05 chromosome 16, ASM419377v2, whole genome shotgun sequence harbors:
- the LOC114389812 gene encoding uncharacterized protein LOC114389812, yielding MFENGSGSFSTTTKVNPREKCKEVTTRRGAVVGLKDESEYSEKKTNEGVVKMSDAKEVVEKEQKNEVLAKEEEKEISEVEKQKLKKTTSNKGKVVIDHPAIQHLPYPHAPSKKDKEKQYSRFLDIFKKLQINIPFTEALEQMPTYAKFMKEFLTKKRRTTDDEMVELEVGCSAIIQKSIPEKSQDPSSFTIPVTIGRLSVGRALLDLGANIYLMLLSMIKHIREVEIRPTRIALQLADKTIKHPYGIIEDVLVKVNKFLFPVDFVVMDMDEDNEVPLILGRPFMKISKVIIDVDDAKLTVRVQGGEVQFNVFEAMKHPKDKGECF